Genomic segment of Arachis hypogaea cultivar Tifrunner chromosome 16, arahy.Tifrunner.gnm2.J5K5, whole genome shotgun sequence:
GCTGCAACACGAGaactgattttcaaattttaaatttcaataacacaAATTACATAGCCTTGTGGTTTTTTATTGTGTACCATGATATGATAAAGACACAAATTATATTCTATGAATCTATACAAATGTAAAATGTTACATTatcatctacttaatatactaaaattgggttttcccccaactaataaaagtgaagtgTCGTTTCCTCATGAATCCATTTTCCCGCCAAAATGAATGTACattttctcttctaagtttattttataaaaatatctttattatacttatactataattagcatttaagtattaatgcataattatactaatttaggaaaatatctttattataattatataaaatcaatatttaatgcattattaaactacttatcaattatcaatcgaaaaaataataataataataataataataataataataataataataataataataataataataataataataataataataataataataataataataataataataataataataataataataataataataataataataataataataataataataataataataataataataataataataataataataataataataataataataataataataataataataataataataataataataataataataataataataataataataataataataataataataataataataataataataataataataataatatgataactatagggataagtattgttttgtccctaacgttgagggtcaaaatcgaaaccgtccccagcgtaattttttatttagaatcttcTTTAacgtttttttcatattaaaatcatCCAATGtaacaataattttttgttttggtattttttcCAGAGATAAATACTTAGGCAAAAACGTTTAAAATGTAGGATTTGATCTCATTCGTTGAATAGATTATAATATATCAGACATAGATGCAAATAAACATCATCACCACAATAGCATACCACACTGGCAAATCACCGGGTTTCCATCAATTCTGAACTTGGCTCCAATAGCAGCGGCTACTACGGCCTGACATATGATCATTTGGGCTCCGCCTTCTAGAAAAAGGGCTCTCCTACCCCACTTGTCAACCCCATATATAGACACAACAGTGGCAGCCACATTTATGACGCCGGTGATGACAGATGACATGAGAGCATAGTTGTCCTTGAAGCCAATGGAGCCGAACAACACAGGCGCATAAAACATGATGACAATAATGCCTATGAATTGCTGGAAGAATGGAATCATGATTGCCATGGTGAGGTGAGGCCTGTACTTGCGCTGCAGCAGATTCCTCCAAGGGTGTTCCACCTTCTTCGATTCCTCACTTGCGGCAATAAGATCGTTGAACTCTTCATCAATGTCTTCCACGCCCGGAACCTTCCTCAGTTGTTGCCTAGCCTTTTCGTGCTCTCCACGCTCGATCATGGAGTTGGGTGTGTCTGGAAGGACCAATGATCCGATTGTGATGATGAGTGCAGAGACCATTGCACCACCAAAGCTAAGCCTCCATCCCCATCCACCTTTGATATTTGCGAAGAAGTAGTTGAGCACATTCGCCACTAGGACCCCAACTGTGATGGATAATTGGAACCCAATGTTCAAAGCTCCTCTGAttccaattttttaatttgtttataatttaatttttaatgaaaatattattagagactttctttatttattattattttttgtaaattttgtaatactatttttctgtttttatttaattatcagTTTGATATTTTATtcgatcttatcacgtgcatggcacgtgCATCGCACGGGTAATTACACTTGTAAAATTGATataatttggtttgaattttttttgtttaaaattatttttttaaaattgtttgatTTGAAGCCTAAGATCACCTTGATTTTTGTCATCTTAAATTACACTAACCTGTTCTGAAATTAAGTAATATCATGCTTACACCAGGCGTTTTATAACTTAAATGAAGAAATGTCAGTataatttaacctttttattatgaATTGACAAGTGTAGTATCACTTGATTTATGTATTAGTTCTTCTTGAAAGATTGCAGAAGGGCTCACAGTTGAGGGTATATTGAAGACATGGATCAAATTGAAGCCTATTGTGATGGAAGAATGGGATGAGAATAGAGATGAACTGATAGATCTTTTTGGAAAGGTCAGAGATGATTAGTTGCAGAATGATTTCTCTGGTTGGATGGGAGCAAACAGGTAGTTCAATTAAGAGAATGTCTTAAATGTGCCGAGTTAAACTTAGCATTCAATTCACCAAGATGATCTAACAGTATAGATTTAATAAAAGTTATCTGTTAGTACTGTCCAGAATTATGTTAAGATCTTAAGGTATGATGCATGTATATTCATACTATTCGATACACCAGACAAAAACAACTGAGATTTGATTTTCGGGTTTTAGAAAAAGGGTTCGCGTGATTGTGTTTTTGACTTTTGAACTCTTGCTTATTGGTGATTGTGTTTTATACCTATAGATTCTATCCTGGTACTGCTGATGCACTAAGATTTGCAAGCTCAAAAGTTTACATTGTCACCACAAAACAGGTAATAATCCTTAAGAATACATAATTCTAGTCCTATATGAAATTTCACATTGCTATGATCTCTTCTtacttttcattttttccttcttCGATTCCTCACTTGCGGCAATAAGATTGTTGAACTCTTCATCAATGTCTTCCACGTCGGGAACCTTCCTCAGTTGTTGCGTAGCCTTTTCGTGCTCTCCACGCTCGATCATGGAGTTGGGTGTGTCTGGAAGGACCAATAATCCGATTGTGATGATGCGTGCAGAGACCATTGCGCCACCAAAGCTAAGCCTCCATCCCCATCCACCTTTGATATTTGCGAAGAAGTAGTTGAGCACATTCGTCACTAGGATCCCAACTGTGATGGACAACTGGAACCTATTGTTCAAAGCTCCGATgattccaatttttttatttgtttataatttaatttttaatgaaaattttattagaggtctattattgtttttttataaattttgtaatactattttttatttttatttaattatcagTTTGATATTTTATtcgatcttatcacgtgcatggcacgtgcatggcacgggtaattacacttgttttgttaatttatacactaataataataataatataacatttcattataatatctaaattaaattactactttaaataaattaaattaatattgtgtataatttgtGATTCGAAGAATTGATGAGATCCATCAGAAGTCAAAAAAGAAATTCATATTTCTAAATTTATCTATTGATATAGCGGAGAGATTACTAAACTGTGTACCTATATTTGGTGGCCTGTACCTATATAATCACAATCAcgtgaataattattttatagtCAATTAGATGTCAAAATATCTTAATAAATGTCAAAATTTTCCAATTATGATAAACTAATTGAATGTATCACGCGTTTTAATTATAATGTATTTGGTAGGTACTCTGAAGTGTCGAAATTTTCCAACTATATGATCAGTTAATTGAATCACCCCACTTTAATTATAATGGCACTATTCAAGAATTCATACAATGTGTCAAAATTACTAGTCAAGGATTTCTACAATGTGCAAAATTTTCTAATTGTCAGTTGTGGATGTAATTTCTCTGCAACTACAACTTTTCATCGATGTCTTCCACGTCGGGAACCTTTCTCAGTTGTTGCGTAGCCTTTTTGTGCTCTCCACGCTCGATCATGGAGTTGGGTGTGTCTGGAAGGACCAATAATCCGATTGTGATGATGAGTGCAGAGACCATTGCGCCACCAAAGCTAAGCCTCCATTCCCATCCACCTTTGATATTTGCGAAGAAGTAGTTGAGCACATTCGCCATTAGGATCCCAACTGTGATGGACAATTGGAACCTATTGTTCAAAGCTCCTGTAAttccaattttttaatttgtttataatttaatttttaatgaaaattttattagagatttattattgttttttataaattttgtaatattatttttctatttttatttaattatcagTTTGATATTTTATTCGATCTTATCACGTGTATGGCACGTGCATCGCCcgtgcatggcacgggtaattacaattgttttgttaataataataataataataataataataataataataataataataatataacatttcattataatatctaaattaaattactactttaaataaattaaattaataatgtgTATAATTTGTGATTCGAAGAATTGATGAGATCCATCAGAAgtcaaaaaaaattcatatttctaaatTTATCTATTGATATAGCGGAGAGATTATTAAACTGTGTACCTATATTTGGTGGCATGTACCTATATAATCACAATCAcgtgaataattattttatagtCAATTAGATGTATTACCGTTTAGTTAAAAGTTACACTAGTCAAATGTCTTAATAaatgtcaaaatttttcaattatgaTAAACTAATTGAATGTATCACGCGTTTTTAATTATAATGTATTTGGCAGGTACTCTGAAGTGTCGAAATTTTCTAACTATATGATCAATTAATTGAATCACCCCACTTTAATTATAATGGCACTATTCAAGGATTCATACAATGTGTCAAAATTACTAGTTAATGATTTCTACAATGTGCAAAATTTTCTAATTGTCAGTTATGGATGTAATTTCTCTGCAACTACAACTCTTCATCAATGTCTTCCACGTCCTTAACCTGCCTCAGTTGTTGCGTAGCCTTTTCGTGCTCTACAAGCTCGATCATGGAGTTGGGTGTGTTTGGAAGGACCAATGATCCGATTGTAATGATGAGTGCAGAGACCATTGCGCCACCAAAGCTAAGCCTCCATCCCCATCCACCTTTGATATTTGCGAAGAAGTAGTTGAGCACATTCGCCACTAGGATCCCAACTGTGATGGACAATTGGAACCTATTGTTCAAAGCTCCTGTGAttccaattttttaatttgtttataatttaatttttaatgaaaattttattagaggtctattattgttttttataaattttgtaatactatttttctatttttatttaattatcagTTTGATATTTTATtcgatcttatcacgtgcatggctcGTGCATCGCACGGGTAATTACACTTGTAATGAATACTTGAaggatgaaaattgaattttatatatgcttattactattatttctatttcattttatccattctttttttttaagttcttaagataaggtattttgaaagtaaaaaaaaaaaggtatttttggtgcaatttgtatataaataagcaaaagaatgatagtgacaaaataaaatggattataggaatatctttcattgaatatttatagtttcaccgaattttcaattaagtccctatatttttttggttttcaattaggtccctaagggtataaaagtaatttcacaattcactaacatttttttgacgtttaacgttaatagggactaaattgaaaaaaaaattaacgtatagaaacccaattaaaaggaaaaaaaagtatagggacctaattaaaaattttgcgaaactatagggaccaatagatTAATTAAACCTTAATTTAATTGATTCAATTTGAATTTAGGGATTATCCGAATTTGTGAATACCACTATTTTTCTTGGATAAATTGTAATGCAAAATAACTTTAGAGTTTAAAGAGTATTTTGGGAGAAGATGAGTGTGATCGTTCAACTTGCGTCAATAAAATTGGAAAGTAATTACTCTTATTAATACAATATATTACTTGACTAAATATAACAAATTTTCCTATCTTGCGACTTgactagttatatatatatatatatagagagagagagtccAGCTGGCCCACTATCCGAATCCGACGTATCGGCTGATCCGTTGGTCTCATACGACCCAAACTGGGAGGCAGTTCGAGTGTCATCACCCTTCTCGTGAGGTATCTGACAGTTGGAGAGGAAGCTTTTTCGAAGGTGGGTCTGCTCATGTGGGATCCGCCCTAGTGCAGACTATATAAGGAGAGGGTCCTACCCCTCTCCAGAGGTATGTCACCTAACTTTTACCCTAACTGCCACATTTGTACGGACACTGATTAGAACGTCGGAGTCCCTTTGTAGGTGGCATCCTCCCTCTTCATTCCACATCGTCAACCCAGGAGGACCTCGAGCTCTGACCTTCTCCCCTACACACTGGTCCTGAAGATCTAGACGCACGAAGGTGATCCGAATCTAGTTTTTCTATCATCCCTGAGCATTTAGCACATCCGACCCGTTTGACACACGAGCAACGAATATTGGCGCTGTCTGTGGAGATCCCTAGCACGAATGGATTTTTTGTTGGGGCCAGTTGAAGGGCGAGAGGAGGGCAAGCCGCGAGAAAAAGAGGGCGCTCACCGAACCAGCAGGGTGAGCTTCCTCCCGCGAACGCATGAGATCCCCCTCTCGCGGGGACGAGCTCCCCTCCCGTTTCCGAGAAAGACATCCTTTCGGAGGGACGGGAGGTGATAACGTGAGAATCATGCAGGAGTAGCGCCACAAAGTACAAAACCTTGAGAGAGAGCTCGCGGCCAGGGACTGTTACCAACCCGGCCCGAGTCAACCTCATGCCCGATCTCCTCAAAGGAGAGGGGAGACCTGGGGAAGAAGCCCTCGGAAGAACCACGTCAGACGTAGAACGGGTTCCCGTTCTCCCTCAGCCTGCGTGGAGTCCGAGAGCCAAGGCAAAAGCAGGGAAATACCGAGAAGACGACAAGACCCCATCATCTACACTCGGCCCTTCGCGACTCATGCTGAGGCGGAAGACTGAGAAAAGAGCAGGGAGAGACCGAGAAGGCGAGAAACCCCATAATCATGGGAGCAACCCCTTTTCACCACTCCATTCTCGAGGTCCGGCTGCCGAAGCACTTTGATAAGCCAACGGACATTAGATATGACGGAACTCAGGACCCTCAGGAACACctaacggcctttgaggccaggatgaacctggaggGTGTGGGCGACAAGGTGAGGTGTCGCGCTTTTCCCGTAACCCTAGCAGGACCGGCATTCCGATGGTTCAATGCGCTCCCCCAAGTGTCCGTGACGACTTTCGCGGACATAACTCGCAGTTTTCTAGCGCAATTTACCACGCGCATTGCCAAAGCCAAGAACCCGATCAACCTCCTAGGGGTAACCCAAAGAAATGAGGAACCGACCAGGAAGTATCTTGACAGATTCAACGACGAATACCTGGAGATTGATGACCTGACCGACTCGGTGCCCAGCTTGTGTCTGACGAACGGGCTGTCGAACGAAGACTTTAAgaaacacctcaccaccaagcATGTATGGACCATGCAGGAAATTTAGAACGTGACAAGAGAATACATCAACGATGAGGAGGTCAGCCAGGTGGTGGCGGCCAACAAACAGCAGCCCACCAACCATCCTCCCCGTCAATCCGGGAATGAGGAAAGGCCCAAGGAATACTCCAAGGACAGCGGACCGACTAAACCTTTCAAGCCTTTCACGCGAGTAGGAAAGTTCAAAAACTATACCCCTCTGACGGCCCCGATCATTGAGATATACCAACAAATAGCCGACAAAGACATCTTGTCGAAACCCCACCAACTCAAGGACAGAACTGGTGGGAACAAGAGTCTCTACTGCGACTACCATAAAGGTTTCGGCCACAAGACCCAAGACTGTTTTGACCTAAAGGACGCTTTGGAACAAGCAATCTGCGAAGGCAAATTGACGGAGTTCTCACAGTTTATAATAGAACCCAGGAGGCGAGAGCACGACTGATCCGACGATGACAGAAGCCGGGGTGTGAAGCCGAGACAAGAGCCCAAAAAGACAACGACTACAGCCTCACTGTCGTCAACGTTGTAGTCGGAAGAGACGTAACACCAAGGTCAAAGTCGGCAGCAAAGAAAGACTCCAAGATCTTGGCCGTATCATCAACTAACCATGGGCCCTCGTCCAGGAGAACCCCAAGGATATTGTTCGGACCAGAGGACAAATA
This window contains:
- the LOC112756709 gene encoding sugar carrier protein C-like; amino-acid sequence: MHVPCTGALNIGFQLSITVGVLVANVLNYFFANIKGGWGWRLSFGGAMVSALIITIGSLVLPDTPNSMIERGEHEKARQQLRKVPGVEDIDEEFNDLIAASEESKKVEHPWRNLLQRKYRPHLTMAIMIPFFQQFIGIIVIMFYAPVLFGSIGFKDNYALMSSVITGVINVAATVVSIYGVDKWGRRALFLEGGAQMIICQAVVAAAIGAKFRIDGNPVICQCGMLLW